Proteins co-encoded in one Prescottella sp. R16 genomic window:
- a CDS encoding enoyl-CoA hydratase/isomerase family protein gives MTRPPGAGGDTTSAGAVTVEVHDRIAVVTLDNPRTHNSITRFMRHRLDEVFTDIADSDVAAVVLTGRGRSFSSGMDIGEITPDGAHRVADELVAVERRIAEAAVPTIAAVDGNCVGGGAQLAFACDLRVAAERSSFAITPAKLGIVYPAASVIRLVRVVGPAVAKLLLFTADPVDARSALRYGMVHQVVRHDDVRSTALGLARTIAGRSAVSVRAAKSVVDAATVSADAAVDAQERWRRMDNPDIADALSAFGRKDFRTPASAP, from the coding sequence GTGACCCGGCCTCCGGGAGCGGGCGGCGACACCACCTCAGCCGGTGCGGTGACCGTCGAAGTGCACGACCGTATCGCCGTGGTGACGCTCGACAATCCGCGCACCCACAACTCGATCACGCGGTTCATGCGCCACAGGCTCGACGAGGTCTTCACCGACATCGCGGACTCGGACGTCGCGGCCGTCGTGCTCACCGGCCGCGGTCGCAGCTTCAGTTCCGGTATGGACATCGGTGAGATCACTCCGGACGGCGCGCACCGGGTTGCCGACGAACTGGTCGCGGTAGAGCGCCGGATCGCCGAGGCGGCCGTGCCCACGATCGCCGCCGTCGACGGGAACTGTGTCGGTGGCGGTGCCCAGTTGGCGTTCGCGTGCGACCTGCGGGTCGCGGCCGAACGGTCGTCGTTCGCTATCACCCCGGCGAAGTTGGGCATCGTCTACCCCGCGGCGTCGGTGATCCGGCTGGTCCGGGTGGTGGGCCCCGCGGTGGCGAAGCTGTTGCTGTTCACCGCCGACCCCGTCGACGCCCGGTCCGCGCTCCGGTACGGGATGGTCCACCAGGTCGTCCGCCACGACGACGTCCGGTCGACGGCGCTCGGACTGGCGCGCACGATCGCCGGCCGCTCGGCGGTGTCGGTGCGCGCCGCGAAATCCGTCGTGGACGCGGCCACCGTGTCCGCCGACGCCGCCGTAGACGCGCAGGAGCGGTGGCGGCGGATGGACAACCCCGATATCGCCGACGCGCTGAGCGCCTTCGGCCGCAAGGACTTCCGGACACCGGCCTCGGCCCCGTAA
- a CDS encoding AMP-binding protein, whose translation MTSFLTAIDPGTTIRDHADAVTIGGEQFSREQLAVRAADIAAGLPDQGPVAVLAEPTIDALAAIVACIVKGVPVVPVPVDSGPREIDYFLRDSRATHWIGPVPHGVTPPSAAGPGAGPDRSAAMIFYTSGTTGAPKGVRLSATALASGIDALASAWQWSADDTVVHGLPLFHLHGLVLGVLASLRIGSKVHHTGSARPAAYAAARGTMYFAVPTIWSRMVADEASARQLSHARLLVSGSAPLPVPVFSALSALAGIEPIERYGMSETLITLSTRPDGDRRPGWVGTPLDGVETRLRTEAGELLDAGSDEVGRLEVRGPMLFDGYLGRPDATAQAWTADGWFVTGDLAVRDRDGMHRIVGRESVDLIKSGGYRIGAGEIETALLDHPGVAESAVVGVPDSDLGQRIVAYVVRAEDASALDEQTLIGHASQVLSKHKRPREVVFVSGLPRNAMGKVQKKLLL comes from the coding sequence ATGACCTCGTTCCTCACGGCTATCGACCCCGGCACCACCATCCGCGACCACGCGGACGCCGTCACGATCGGAGGCGAACAGTTCTCCCGGGAGCAGTTGGCGGTCCGTGCCGCGGACATCGCGGCCGGGCTACCCGACCAAGGTCCGGTCGCGGTGCTGGCCGAGCCGACGATCGACGCGCTCGCCGCGATCGTGGCCTGTATCGTGAAAGGTGTTCCGGTGGTACCCGTTCCGGTGGACTCGGGGCCCCGGGAGATCGACTACTTCCTCCGCGACAGCCGGGCCACGCACTGGATCGGCCCAGTGCCGCACGGCGTGACCCCGCCGTCGGCCGCTGGCCCGGGGGCGGGCCCGGACCGGTCGGCGGCGATGATCTTCTACACCTCGGGGACCACGGGCGCGCCCAAGGGCGTCCGCCTCTCGGCGACGGCACTCGCGTCCGGTATCGATGCCCTCGCGTCCGCGTGGCAGTGGAGTGCGGACGACACCGTCGTCCACGGTCTGCCGCTGTTCCATCTGCACGGCCTGGTGCTGGGGGTCCTCGCTTCGCTGCGCATCGGCTCGAAGGTCCACCACACCGGGTCGGCCCGGCCGGCCGCCTACGCAGCGGCCCGCGGCACGATGTACTTCGCGGTTCCGACGATCTGGTCCCGGATGGTTGCGGACGAGGCGTCTGCCCGGCAGTTGTCCCATGCGCGCCTGCTCGTGTCGGGGAGCGCGCCGCTGCCTGTCCCGGTGTTCTCGGCGCTGTCCGCGCTCGCCGGAATCGAACCGATCGAGCGCTACGGCATGAGCGAAACGCTCATCACGCTCAGCACCCGACCGGACGGCGACCGGCGGCCCGGCTGGGTGGGCACCCCGCTCGACGGTGTCGAGACCCGGTTGCGGACCGAGGCCGGTGAGCTTCTCGACGCGGGCAGCGACGAGGTCGGTCGGCTCGAGGTCCGCGGCCCCATGCTGTTCGACGGCTACCTGGGCCGCCCCGACGCGACCGCGCAAGCCTGGACCGCAGACGGCTGGTTCGTCACCGGCGACCTGGCGGTCCGTGACCGGGACGGCATGCACCGCATCGTGGGCCGGGAATCGGTCGACCTCATCAAATCGGGCGGGTACCGGATCGGCGCCGGCGAGATCGAGACGGCACTGCTCGACCATCCGGGTGTTGCCGAATCGGCGGTCGTCGGGGTTCCCGACAGCGACCTCGGTCAGCGCATCGTCGCGTACGTCGTGCGCGCCGAGGACGCGTCGGCCCTCGACGAGCAGACACTCATCGGTCACGCGTCGCAGGTGCTGTCGAAGCACAAGCGTCCCCGGGAGGTCGTCTTCGTGTCCGGGTTGCCCCGCAACGCGATGGGGAAGGTTCAGAAGAAGCTGCT